CCACGACGTGGTCGGGGCGGCCGAAGCGGGCGAACTCGCCGACCGTCCGGGCTATCGCCGCGCGTACGTGGCGGCGCAGCGCCTTCACGTCGGCAGGGTCCGGCGGGTCGCCCGGCAGCCAGCCCGCCGTGAGCCGCCCGGCGCCCAGCGGCAGGGACACGGCCGCGTCGGGCTCCTCGTCGATGCCGTACGCGATCTCCAGCGAGCCGCCGCCGATGTCGAGGAGCAGCAGTTTCCCCGCCGACCAGCCGAACCAGCGGCGGGCCGCGAGGAACGTGAGCCGGGCCTCCTCCTCGCCGGTGAGGACCTGGAGGTCCACGCCCGTCTCGGCCTTCACGCGCGCGAGGACGGCGTCGGCGTTGGCGGCGTCGCGGATGGCGGAGGTGGCGAACGGCAGGACGGCCTCGCAGCCCTTCTCCTCGGCGGTGTGCACGGCGTCCCCGACGATCGTGACCAGCCGGTCGACGCCGGGGGCGCCGACCGAGCCGTCCGGGTCGAGCAGTTCGGCGAGGCGCAGCTCCACCTTGTGCGAGTGGGCCGGCAGCGGGCGGGCGCCCGGGTGGGCGTCCATCACCAGCAGGTGCACCGTGTTCGAACCGACGTCGAGGACTCCGAGTCTCATGCCAGCACGCTAACCGCTCCGGCGCGCCGCGCTGCGCCTACGCTGGGAGGGTGCCAAAGACGAAGAAGGCCAAGCCGGGCAAAACGGGACCCGGCACGAAGCGCGACCTCCTGACGGCCGAGGTCGTCGGTCCCGGCGCGGTCCCCCCGGTGCCGGAGGTCCCCGAGGACGACGAGAAGGGGCTGGACTTCCCGCGCGCGTGGGTGGAGTTTCCCGACCCGGCGGACGAGGAGCAGGTCTTCCGCTGTGACCTGACGTGGCTGACGTCCCGCTGGACGTGTGTCTTCGGCAGCGGCTGCCAGGGCATCCAGGCGGGCCGCGCCGCCGACGGCTGCTGCACGCTGGGCGCCCACTTCTCCGACGAGGACGACGAGAAGCGGGTCGCCGGGTTCGTGGACCGGCTGACGCCCGAGCTGTGGCAGTTCCACGACGAGGGGACGGAGTCGGGCTGGGTTCAGCTCGACGAGGACGGCGAGCGGCAGACGCGCCGCTGGCAGGGGTCCTGCATCTTCCAGAACCGGCCGGGCTTCGCGGGCGGCGCCGGGTGCGCCCTGCACATCCTGGCGCTGCGGGAGGGGCGCGAGCCGCTGGAGACGAAGCCGGACGTGTGCTGGCAGCTGCCGGTGCGGCGGACGTACGACTGGATCGAGCGGCCGGACGACACGAAGGTCCTCCAGGTGTCGATCGGCGAGTACGACCGCCGGGGCTGGGGCCCTGGCGGGCACGACCTGCACTGGTGGTGCACGTCCGCGACCTCGGCGCACGGCGCGGGCGAGCCGGTGTACGTCACGTACCGGCCGGAGCTGACCGAACTGATGGGCAAGGCGGCGTACGACGTGCTCGTCGGGCTGTGCGAGGCGCGGCTGGCGTCCTCGCTGCCGCTGGTGGCCCCGCACCCGGCGGACCCTGCCCCGCCCCGGCCCCCGAGGCAGGCCCGGACGTCGGACCCGGCGGGACCGGCGGCGCCTGCCGTCGGATAGCGGTCACCGCGGTCGTCCGGGCGCGCGCCGGTCGCCGCGGCCGGGGCGGGCGCTGCTCGCCGCGGCCCGGGCAGGTCACCGGGGCTGCGGGTCGGAGGCCGGGGGTTCCGACGCGGGCGGGTCCGTCGCCGGGGGCGGGGTGTCCGTCGGCGCGGGCGGCTCGGAGGACGGCGGGGGCTCCGACGCCGGGGGCGGCTCACTGCCGGCGGGCGGCGTCGGCGCCGGGCCGGGCGGTGTCTCCTGCGGGGCGGTGGGCGGCGCCGACGGCCGGTCCGACGGCTTGGGGCGGGCCGGGGCGGCGGGGCGGTCGCCGCTGCCGTACCCGGTGAGCGAGACCACCGCGCCGGACGGGCTGACGTGGATACGGGCGCTCCAGGGGCCGCGCGGTTCCCGGGCGCGGTCGACGGAGACATACACCGTGACGGACGTGCCCGGCTCCAGCGTTCCCGACGTGCGGCTCGCGTACAGCCAGGGGGCGTCCGTCCACAGGGACCAGCCGACGGGGCTCCCGCCGGTCGCGGTGAGCGTCAGCATCGTCGCGTCGCCGTACGGGCGGGCCGTCACCGTGACGCGGCCCGGTCCGGTACGGCCGGAGAGCGCGGGCGAGTGGGCCGAGCCGCTGCTGAGGACCTCGACGGAGACGTCCGGCGCCTGGCGCGGCTTGCGGGACCGGGGGTCGGCGTGGGCGCTGCCCGCGTTGGCGTAGTGGCTGCCCGCGGACCGGCCGCCCGCCTCGTCGGTGGCGCTGAACGCCGGGTCGCCGCGCCCGTCGCCGACCGCCGTGTCGCCCCGGTACGCCGCCCACAGCGCGAGGACGGGCGCCGCGACGACGGTGGCGACGACGGTGGTGGTCACCGCGCGGGCGCGCATCCGGTCGCGGCGCGCGGCGTGGTCCTTGGGGTCCAGCGGGAATCCGTCGCGCCCGAAGCGCGGACCGGCGGAGCGCGCGCGGGGGGCGTGCAGCATCGCCGCGTACGCCGCCGGGCGCGGTGCCGGTACGAGCGGCAGCGTGGCGGGGGTGACCGTCGAGCCCGGCCACGGGCCCGCCGCCTCGGCGCGTTCGGCCGTACGGCGGCACCGCGGGCAGTCGTCCACGTGCCGCACCAGTTCCCGCCGCAGCGCGGCCGACAGCAGCACCCGGTGGTCGCCGGTCAGCCGGGCGACGGCGGGGCACGTGCCGGTCTCGACCACCGCCAGGGCTGCGCGGGTGCGCTCCACCTCGCACGCGGCGGCCGACAGCAGCTCCCGGGCGGCCTGCGGGGTCATGCCCAGGACGGCGGCGACCTCGGGCGCGCCCATCTGGTGCCGTACCGCGAGCTCCAGGGCCTCCCGCTGCTCCGGGGTCGTACCGGCCGCCTCCGGCCAGGCGAGCAGGGCCAGCTCGGCGCGGCGCCCGGCCTCGTCGTCGGCGGCGGCCTGCTGGACCGGGGCGGGCTCGGACGTGTGGGGGGCGTGAGGCACTTGAGCGGTGTGGGGCGCGGGCCCGGCGTGCGAGGCGGCGGACCGGGGCGCGTGGGCGGCGTGCGGGGCGGTGGACCGCGCGTGAGATGGGTGAGGAGCGGGGTGGGGCGTGCGGGGCGCGGGCTTGGCGGCGCGCGAGCCGTCCTTGTGCGCCGGGCGCCGGGAGGGCGCGCCGCTGTGCCGGGCGCGCCGCCGCCGGGCCAGTTCGCGCAGGCAGACCCAGCGGGCGAGCGCGTACAGCCACGCCCTGCGGAGCGACGGCTCGGCGGGACAGCGCCCGTGGTGGCGCTCGGCGACGGCCAGCACCTCGCCGAGCACGGTCGTCGCCGCGTCGTGGTCGCACAGCACGGAGAGGCAGTACGTGAACAGGCCGTCGAGGTACGGCTCGTACCGGGCGGGCGGGCGCTGCACGACGGCCCGGGGCCCGCTCCGGGGCGCGCGGCGCCGCGCCCGGTGTGCGCCGGTGGTGTACGTGGGGTGCTCCAGCCTGCTGCTCGTCACCCGGACGACCGTAGGCCGCCCGAGGCACACTCCTCGTACCGCTCCCGCACTTTTAAGCCTTATGGGTGAACGTATCCCTCGAAAGAGGACAGCGGAATTTGCCAATGCCCCGTGCCGGACATAGAGGACACCCGCTTCGGGGGTGCGGGCGTGGACCGTCCGGCCGGGCGGGAAGCGAGGGCGGGGGTCCCGGGCGGCGCGGCTCGTTGTCAGTGGGGGCCGTTACGGTGGGCCGCATGGCTGCCCGTACGAAATCCTCCAAGGACCGGCCGTCCTACCGCTGCACCGAGTGCGGCTGGACGACCGCCAAGTGGCTCGGCCGCTGCCCCGAGTGCCAGGCGTGGGGGACGGTGGAGGAGTACGGCGGCGCGCCCGCCGTGCGGACCACGGCCGCCGGGCCCGTGTCCACGGCAGCGGTGCCGATCGGGCAGGTGGACGGGCGGCAGGCCACGGCCCGCTCGACGGGCGTGGACGAGCTGGACCGGGTGCTGGGCGGGGGGCTGGTGCCCGGCGCGGTCGTGCTGATCGCGGGCGAGCCCGGCGTCGGCAAGTCGACGCTGCTGCTGGACGTGGCGGCGAAGGCGGCGAGCGCCGACCACCCGACGCTGTACGTGACGGGTGAGGAGTCGGCGAGCCAGGTGCGGCTGCGGGCCGACCGGATCGGCGCGCTCCACGACCATCTGTACCTGGCCGCGGAGACGGACCTGTCGGCGGTCCTCGGCCACCTGGACGCGGTGAAGCCGTCCCTGCTGATCCTCGACTCCGTCCAGACCGTGGCGTCGCCGGAGATCGACGGGGCGCCGGGCGGCATGGCCCAGGTGCGCGAGGTGGCCGGGGCGCTGATCCGGGCGTCCAAGGAGCGCGGGATGGCGACGCTGCTGGTGGGCCATGTCACGAAGGACGGCGCCATCGCGGGCCCCCGGCTGCTGGAGCACCTGGTGGACGTGGTGCTGCACTTCGAGGGCGACCGGCACGCGCGGCTGCGGCTGGTGCGGGGCGTGAAGAACCGGTACGGGGCGACCGACGAGGTGGGCTGCTTCGAGCTGCACGACGAGGGGATCGTGGGCCTGGCCGACCCGAGCGGGCTGTTCCTGACCCGGCGCGCCGAGCCCGTGCCGGGCACGTGCCTGACGGTCACGCTGGAGGGGCGGCGGCCGCTGGTCGCCGAGGTGCAGGCGCTGACGGTGGACTCGCAGATCCCGTCGCCGCGGCGTACGACCTCGGGCCTGGAGACGTCCCGGGTGTCGATGATGCTGGCGGTGCTGGAGCAGCGGGGGCGGATCAGCGCGCTCGGCAAGCGCGACATCTACAGCGCGACGGTCGGCGGCGTCCGGCTGTCCGAGCCCGCGGCGGACCTGGCGGTCGCGCTGGCGCTGGCGTCGGCGGCGTCCGACACGCCGCTGCCGAAGAATTTGGTGGCCATCGGCGAGGTGGGGCTCGCCGGGGAGGTGCGGCGCGTGACGGGCGTGCAGCGGCGGCTCGCGGAGGCGCACCGGCTGGGCTTCACGCACGCGCTGGTGCCGACGGACCCGGGGAAGGTGCCCGCCGGGATGCGGGTGGTCGAGGTGGCGGACGTGGGCGAGGCCCTCCGGGTCCTGCCCCGCACCCGCCGAGGCTCGGGCACCCCGGCGGCAGCGGAGTAACCGGGCAGAGCGGGGCGGACCGGGGCCCGCGCGGAGCGGGGCGGACCGGGCCCGCGCAGAGCGGGGCGGACCGCGTCCCGGGCAGCCCGGGGCCCGGGGCGGACCGGGCAGACGGCGCCCGGCCGGTCCAGGACGAGCGGGGGGCAGACAGGCGGACGGGGCCGGGGGTGGGCCGGGCAGACCGGGGCCGGAGGCGCCTGGGTAGACCGGGGGGCTGCCGGGTAGATCGGGAGGCGGTGCGGCCCGAAGCCCCGCCCGTGGCCGGGCCCCCCGATGAGGGGGATTTGTCGGCGGAGCCACTGGTGCGGTGGGGGTCGCTAGACTTTGGGCTGGTCTCGCCCACCCGTACGAGCCGGAGGAGTGCAGTGGCAGCCAACGACCGGGCAACACCCGGAAAGTCGGGCGGAGGCTCCGGCAACGAAGCGCTGATGCGCGCGTCCCTCAGCGCGGTCGCCCCCGGCACGGCGCTCCGGGACGGACTGGAGCGCATCCTCCGCGGCAACACGGGCGGGCTGATCGTCCTCGGCATGGACAAGACGGTCGAGTCGATGTGCACCGGCGGCTTCGTGCTGAACGTCGAGTTCACCGCGACCCGTCTGCGCGAGCTGTGCAAGCTCGACGGCGCGCTCATCCTCGACAAGGACATCACCAAGATCCTCCGCGCCGGTGTCCAGCTGGTCCCCGACGCGTCGATCCCGACCGAGGAGACCGGCACGCGGCACCGCACGGCGGACCGGGTGTCCAAGCAGTGCGGCTTCCCGGTGATCTCCGTGTCACAGTCGATGAGGCTGATCGCCCTGTACGTGGACGGCGAGCGCCGCGTCCTGGAGGAGTCCGCCGCGATCCTGTCGCGCGCGAACCAGGCCCTCGCCACGCTGGAGCGGTACAAGCTGCGCCTGGACGAGGTGGCCGGGACGCTCTCCGCGCTGGAGATCGAGGACCTGGTCACCGTCCGGGACGTGACGGCCGTGGCGCAGCGCCTGGAGATGGTCCGCCGCATCGCCACGGAGATCGCGGAGTACGTGGTCGAGCTGGGTACGGACGGCCGCCTCCTCGCGCTCCAGCTCGACGAGCTGATCGCGGGCGTGGAGCCCGAGCGGGAGCTGGTCGTACAGGACTACGTGCCCGAGCCGACCGCGAAGCGGTCCCGCACGGTCGCGGAGGCGCTGACGGAGCTGGACGCGCTGTCGCACGCCGAGCTGCTGGAGCTGCCGACGGTGGCCCGCGCGCTCGGCTACAGCGGTTCGCCCGAGACCCTCGACTCGGCCGTGTCGCCGCGCGGCTACCGGCTGCTGGCGAAGGTGCCGCGCCTGCCGGGCGCGATCATCGAGCGGCTCGTGGAGCACTTCGGCGGCCTCCAGAAGCTGCTCGCCGCGAGCGTGGACGACCTCCAGACCGTGGACGGCGTCGGCGAGGCCCGCGCCCGCAGCGTCCGGGAGGGCCTGTCGCGCCTCGCCGAGTCGTCGATCCTCGAACGGTACGTCTGACCCGCGAGGCGCTCGAACGCCACGCCCGAGCCGTAGCGGCGCGCGGTGCGGGGCCCGGCGCCCCGCCGCTCAGTCCTTCGCCAGCGTGATGGACGACCGCAGCACGCCCTTGACGCCCGGCACGGTGGCCTCCGCCAGGTAGGTGCCGGGGCCCGCCGTCTGCACCGGCGGCGTGGCGCAGCGGGGCGCGCTGTGGCGGCGGTCCCACTCGATCACGTACGTGGCGGTGCCCCCGCCCGGCACGGCGACGTACACGCTGCCGGGGCCCTTGGGGCAGTCCTTGGACGACCAGATCTCGTCGCCGCCCTCGTCACTGATCGTCAGGACGGCCGTGGCTGGGCCCAGATCGGTCTTGCATCCGGCCCCGGAGCCGTTGCGCGCGGTCAGCCGGAACCGCGGCTTCTCCCCGGGGGCGTACGAGACCTTCGTGCTGCTCAGCGTCAGCTGGAGGGCGCCCGGGGCGCAGTTCGGCAGCGGCGAGTCGGCCGGGACCTGCTGGGCCGAGCCCGTACCGGAGCCGCCCGCACCGCCCGTGCCCGCACCCGGGCCGGAGCCCGCGCCCCCGCCCGTACCGGACCCGGAGTCCCCGCCCGTACCGGAGCCGCCCGCGCCGGAGCCCGTACCGGGACCGGCCGTACCGGAGCCTCCCGTACCGGCCGGGCCGCCGGGGCTCTCGGACGCGCCGGCCTCGTCCCGGCCGCCCGGCTGTGCGCTGATGGCGGAACCGGACGGCGAAGGGCCCGGTGTGATGGAGGGCGCGGGAGAACCGGCGTTGGCCCCGTCGGCGCCCGTCCGGGAGCCGTCCCCACCGGAGCTGACGAACCATACGATCAGCGCGGCGAGCAGCGCGACCACGGTCGCGAAGACCGCCCTCCGCCGCCAGTAGATGGAGGAGGGAAGCGGCCCGACCGGATTGCGCAGAGATCCCACGGCGAAAACTGTACGAGAGATCACGGCCAACTCCCGCGTCCCCCGCCGGTGATACGCCAGATTTTGCCGATGATCACATCTCCGTGGCCGGTTTGCGAGCACCCGCGGGCGCGTCGTCGGCGGATGGCGCCGAACGAGTGGTTCCGGCGGCCGGGTACCGTCCGTCCTCATGAGTGAGGACCTCTATCGCACCGTCACCGACTTCGCCCGGGACACTCCGTCCTGGGTGCACGTCTTCGCCGAGATCGGCACGGACGCCGGACTGCTGATCTTCGGCGTGCTGTTCGTCGTCGCCTGGTGGCGGGTGCGCCCCGCCGACGGGCGAGCGGTGGCGATCGCCGCGCTCGCGCCGGTCGCCACCGCCTTCGGGTACGTCGTCAGCGAGACGCTGAAGTCGCTGGTGGACGAGGAGAGGCCGTGCCGCGCCGTGGTGGGCGCCGTCGCCTCGATCGCCGAGTGCCCCCCGTACGGGGACTGGTCGTTCCCGAGCAACCACTCGGCCATCGCGGGCGCTTCGGCGATGGCGCTGGCGCTGGCGTGGCGGCGGATCGCGTGGCTGACGATGCCGCTGGCCGTGGTGATGGCGTTCTCGCGGGTGTTCGTCGGCGTGCACTACCCGCACGACGTGGCCGCGGGCCTGGTGGTGGGCGCCCTCGCGGTGATCCTGTTCGTCCGGCTGCTGACCGGCCCAGCCCAGCGGCTGGTGGAGACGATGCGTACGAGCCGTTCCGGCGCCGCGCGGTGGCTTGCCGGGCCGGGCCCCGACGTGGACCTGGCGACGGCGGTGCCCCGGCAGCGCACCCGTGGCCGCCGCGCCGCCCCGCGCCGCGAGCCGGGCCGCCGCCGGGTCTCCTGACGGACCGGCGCCCGGTCCGCTGGGGGCGCGGCGGGCGGTGAAGGGGGCGGGAGCGCGGAAAAGCCGTCCGGCCATGTCAGGATCGGAGGGCCATGACTGCGACCGAGACTCCTGAAGCGGCCCCGCTCCCCCCGGCCCCGGCCTCCGCCCGCCCCGCCCCCTCCCCCGCCTCCGCCCCCGCCGCGCCGGGCACCCACGCCCCGGCCGAGCACCTCCACACGCCCGTCCTGGCGTGGTTCGAGCAGCACGCCCGCGACCTGCCCTGGCGGCGCCCCGAGGCGGGTGCCTGGGGCGTGATGGTGAGCGAGTTCATGCTCCAGCAGACACCCGTGAACCGGGTCCTGCCGGTGTACGAGCAGTGGATGGCCCGCTGGCCGCGCCCCGCCGCGCTCGCGGCCGAGGCGCCCGGCGAGGCGGTCCGCGCCTGGGGCCGGCTGGGCTACCCGCGCCGCGCCCTGCGGCTGCACGGTGCCGCCGTCGCCATAACGGAACGGCACGGCGGTGACGTACCGCACGACCACGCCCAGCTGCTGGCGCTGCCCGGCATCGGGGAGTACACGGCGGCGGCGGTGGCGTCGTTCGCGTACGGCAGGCGCCACCCGGTGCTGGACACGAACGTGCGCCGGGTCTTCGCCCGCGCGGTGACCGGCGTCCAGTACCCGCCGAACGCCACGACAGCCGCCGAGCGCAGGCTCGCCCGCGCCCTCCTGCCCGACGACGAGGCGACGGCGGCCCGCTGGGCGGCGGCCTCCATGGAGCTGGGCGCCCTGGTGTGCACGGCACGGGGCGAGGACTGCGGGCGCTGCCCCATCGCGGGGGCGTGCGCCTGGCGCCTGGCCGGGAAGCCCGCCCACGACGGCCCGCCCCGGCGCGGCCAGACGTACGCGGGCACCGACCGGCAGGTGCGCGGCAAGCTGCTCGCCGTCCTGCGCGAGGCGACCGCCCCGGTGCCGCAGGCCGCGCTCGACGCCGTCTGGCACGACGCGGTGCAGCGGGCCCGGGCGCTGGACGGCCTGGTCGCGGACGGCCTGGTGGAGCCGCTGGACGGCGGCCGCTACCGGCTCCCGTCGACCTGACCCGCACGCCCGTCGCCGGGCTCCCGTCCGCCTGCCCCGCACGCCCGGCGCGAGGCCTCCCGGGCCGTCTCCCTCCGCGTCCCCGCCCTCACGCACCGCTTGTGACAGCGCCGCTGTTACACAACCGATGGGCAGCCGTGCGCCCGCCGAAGGGTGGACCGGACAGTGCCGTGACAAGCGCTCCGTAGCTTCTCCTGTGTCAGCGCGGGACACCGGCCGAAGTGGCCGGAGGCGCTGCGGGGACCACGGCTTGTCACGGGGAAACGGAGGCGGTTCGGGATGTCGCACGGCGAGGTGCTCGGATTCGAGGAGTACGTACGCACTCGGCAGGACGCCCTGCTGCGCAGCGCCCGGCGGCTCGTACCGGACCCGGTGGACGCGCAGGACCTGCTCCAGACCGCCCTCGCCCGGACGTTCGGCCGCTGGGACGGCATAGCCGACAAGTCCCTCGCCGACGCCTATCTGCGCCGCGTCATGATCAACACCCGGACCGAGTGGTGGCGCGCCCGCAAGCTGGAGGAGGTGCCCACCGAGCAGCTGCCCGACGCGTCCGTGGACGACGCGACCGAGCAGCACGCGGACCGGGCCCTGCTGATGGACGTGCTGAAGGTGCTGGCGCCGAAGCAGCGCAGCGTGGTCGTGCTGCGGCACTGGGAGCAGATGAGCACCGAGGAGACGGCGGCTGCGCTCGGCATGTCTACCGGTACGGTGAAGAGCACACTGCACCGCGCGCTCGCCCGGCTTCGCCAGGAGCTGGAGAGCCGGGACCTCGACGCCCGCGCCCTGGACCGCACCGACCGCCCCACCGGCGACCGTGGCGGCCGCGGCACCGACCGGACCGTCCCCGGCACCGGCCGGGCCGCGCACGACGGCCGGCCCCGGCGTACGGAGCCCGGTGTTCGGGTGGTGGAGCAGCGGCGTCACGGACGGGAGCGGGAGCGGTGCGCGGCCTGAGCGGCAGCAGCCTGAGCGGCACACGCGGGACCGGCGGCACACCGGCGCCGGGGCCCGGCAGCGACAACACCGGCAGCAGCGCGAGCGGCAGAGCGGCGGGGAGGGCGGCGGTGGCCGGGCTCGCCGCCGCGGGCGTGCTCGGCCTGCTCACGGCCGCCTGCTCCACCGGCGGCACCGGCACGCGCGACGAGGGCGCCGCGCCCACGGACCAGGCGGCCCCCTCCGGCAGGCCCAGCGCGGCCGCGTCGGCGGCGTCGCCGTTCCGGCGGGTCGATGTGATCGCGCTGCTGAAGGGCGACCCCAAGGTCGGCGAGCAGGTGAAGCGGGACCTCAAGCCGTGCGCGGCGGACGCGTACCCGGTGGACACCTCGTACGGGAACCTCACCGGCACCGGCGTCGCCGACGTCGTCGTCAACGTCATGACCTGCGGCGACGCGGTGGGGGTCGGCACCTATGTGTACCGGATGCGGGACAAGGCGTACGAGAACGTGTTCGCGCTGGAGGAGCCGGCCGTCTACTCGGAGATCGACCGGGGGGACCTGGTCGTCACCAAGCAGGTGTACGCGAAGGGCGACCCGATCGCCTATCCGTCCGGCGAGGACGTGATCACCTACCGCTGGTCGTCGGACCGGTTCACCGAGCACTACATGGTGCACAACGAGTACAGCAAGGCGGTCGAGGGCGGGGACATCACCGGTCCCGCGCCGACCGCGCCGAGTGAGAACTGAGGCGGAAGTGACGGGCGCGGGAGGGCGCGGTATGGCGGAGACGCACGTCCTGTTCGTGGAGGACGACGACGTCATCCGGGAGGCCACGCAGCTGGCCCTGGAGCGGGACGGCTTCGCGGTCACGGCGATGCCGGACGGGCTGTCCGGCCTCGACGCGTTCCGGGCGCGGCAGCCGGACATCGCGCTGCTGGACGTGATGCTGCCCGGCATGGACGGGGTCAGCCTGTGCCGCCGCATCCGGGACGAGTCCACGGTGCCGGTGATCATGATGTCGGCGCGGGCGGACTCGATCGACGTGGTGCTGGGCCTGGAGGCGGGCGCCGACGACTACGTCACCAAGCCGTTCGACGGTGCCGTGCTGATGGCGCGCATCAGGGCCGTACTGCGCCGGTTCGAGAACGCGGGCGGCGGGGCGGCGGGCGCGGACCCGGGCGACCGGGGCGGGCGCGCCGAGCGCGGGCTGCTGGTCTTCGGGGACCTGGAGGTCGACACGGAGGGCATGGAGGTGCGCCGGGGCGGCGTACCGGTCGCGCTGACGCCGACGGAGATGCGGCTGCTGCTGGAGTTCTCGTCCGCGCCGGGCACGGTCCTGTCGCGGGACAAGCTGCTGGAGCGGGTCTGGGACTACGGCTGGGGCGGTGACACGCGCGTGGTGGACGTCCATGTGCAGCGGCTGCGCGCCAAGATCGGCCAGGACCGGATCGAGACGGTCCGCGGCTTCGGTTACAAGCTCAGGGCCTGAGGAGCGATGAGACAACCGGCACTGCGGACGGGCGTGCGATGGAAGATCTCCGTCGCCATCGCCGCCGTGGGCGCCCTGATCACGATGGCGCTGAGCCTCGTCGTCCACAACGCCGCCCGCGTGTCGATGCTCGACAACGCGCGCGAGGTGCAGATGGAGCGGCTTCTCTTCGCCCAGCGCGTGTACGAGGCGTCGAAGCCCAAGGAGCCCCGGTTCGGCACCAAGCTCAACGACCCGAACCTGCCGCGCGAGCTGAACCGGCTGATGGCGCGCAAGCACCGCGGCACGTATGTGGAGGAGCACGCGGACGGCGCGCCGGACGTGTGGGCGGCGGTGCCCCTCGGCAACGGCGACGTGCTGTCGCTGCACACGCCGTTCGCGGACCGCAGCGCGACGGTGATGCGACGGCTGGACGAGGCGCTGATCGTCGGTTCGGTGTCGGTCGTCTTCGCCGGATCGGCGCTGGGCGTGCTCATCGGCGGGCAGCTGTCGCGACGGCTGCGGAAGGCGGCCGCCGCCGCGGGGAAGGTCGCGCAGGGCAACACGGACGTGCGGGTGCGGGACGCGATCGGCGGGGTCGTACGGGACGAGACGGACGAGCTGGCGCGGGCGGTGGACGCCCTGACGGACGCCCTGCACGAGCGGATCGAAGCGGAGCGGCGGGTCACGGCGGACATCGCGCACGAGCTGCGCACCCCGGTCACGGGGCTGCTGACGGCCGCCGAGCTGCTGCCGCCGGGCCGGCCGACGGAGCTGGTGCGGGACCGGGCGAGGGCGAT
This genomic window from Streptomyces thermolilacinus SPC6 contains:
- the cseC gene encoding two-component system sensor histidine kinase CseC, translating into MRQPALRTGVRWKISVAIAAVGALITMALSLVVHNAARVSMLDNAREVQMERLLFAQRVYEASKPKEPRFGTKLNDPNLPRELNRLMARKHRGTYVEEHADGAPDVWAAVPLGNGDVLSLHTPFADRSATVMRRLDEALIVGSVSVVFAGSALGVLIGGQLSRRLRKAAAAAGKVAQGNTDVRVRDAIGGVVRDETDELARAVDALTDALHERIEAERRVTADIAHELRTPVTGLLTAAELLPPGRPTELVRDRARAMRTLVEDVLEVARLDSASERAELQEIALGEFVGRRVALLNPDAVVRVVHESWVSTDPRRLERILGNLLTNAAKYGRPPVEVTVEGRVVRVRDHGPGFPEALLREGPSRFRTGASDRGRAGAGHGLGLTIAAGQARVLGARLTFRNAAMPEGTAAQAAPDGTAAHGIPGSTAAHGTPGSTAPGTPDGTAPGVGGAIAVLWLPEHAPTNTGSFPMIQFPEET